One part of the Dyadobacter sp. 676 genome encodes these proteins:
- a CDS encoding helix-turn-helix domain-containing protein, protein MNSLQLFFASNSYVSVTKIAQLSRLVPEPRYGLPFGLPYVLVNLFPFRTSPPLFPSRSRLGFAQIHFVTLNKLKMGNHIGHPAENLLSLPYWAKKVLTFDEAAEYTGLSKSYLYKLTAKGEVPHFKPRAKMIYFNREELETWLLQGKVKSAEEIEAIAASKILARKK, encoded by the coding sequence ATGAATAGTTTACAGCTCTTTTTTGCTTCAAACAGTTACGTATCAGTAACAAAAATTGCACAACTTTCGAGATTAGTACCTGAGCCCCGATACGGTTTACCTTTTGGTTTACCTTATGTTCTGGTAAACCTTTTTCCTTTCCGTACTTCGCCACCTTTGTTTCCAAGTCGGTCACGACTGGGATTTGCGCAAATCCATTTTGTCACTTTAAACAAGTTGAAGATGGGAAATCACATTGGACATCCGGCGGAGAATCTTCTATCTCTTCCATACTGGGCAAAAAAGGTTTTGACCTTTGACGAGGCAGCCGAATACACGGGTCTTTCAAAATCATACCTATATAAACTTACGGCAAAGGGCGAAGTCCCTCACTTTAAGCCTCGGGCGAAGATGATCTACTTCAATCGCGAAGAATTGGAAACCTGGCTACTACAAGGCAAGGTTAAAAGCGCCGAAGAAATTGAGGCTATCGCAGCCAGCAAAATACTTGCAAGAAAAAAATAA
- a CDS encoding AAA family ATPase, protein MEAILSEQKELTQPALSGMLRVRSANQVLKESSETPDPKQYYPHMIVEGEITILFADTGIGKSVIAVQIGDYIARQGVPLLYVDLELSDKQFEKRYRDDGGRLYRFPDCFYRADFTPSFEYPKGVSYEDYFIKSLREAITACGAKVVIIDNMTKLSAADTDTAKATIPIMNEVTKLKHEGLTFLAIEHNKKS, encoded by the coding sequence TTGGAAGCCATTCTTTCCGAACAAAAAGAACTGACCCAGCCAGCGCTTTCTGGAATGCTTCGTGTTCGATCCGCCAACCAGGTATTGAAAGAGTCGTCTGAAACGCCGGATCCCAAACAATACTATCCGCACATGATTGTCGAGGGTGAGATTACAATCTTGTTTGCCGACACGGGAATTGGGAAGTCGGTTATAGCGGTCCAGATTGGAGATTACATAGCTCGACAAGGAGTCCCTCTGCTGTATGTTGATTTGGAGCTATCTGACAAGCAATTTGAGAAGAGGTATCGAGACGATGGCGGAAGGTTGTACAGATTCCCTGACTGCTTTTATCGGGCCGACTTCACGCCAAGTTTTGAATACCCAAAAGGTGTTTCGTACGAAGATTACTTCATAAAGTCCCTGCGAGAGGCGATCACGGCATGTGGGGCGAAAGTGGTGATCATTGATAACATGACGAAGCTATCCGCGGCGGATACCGACACGGCTAAGGCCACAATCCCGATAATGAATGAGGTTACGAAATTGAAACACGAAGGGCTCACTTTCTTGGCAATTGAGCATAACAAAAAAAGTTGA
- a CDS encoding helix-turn-helix domain-containing protein: MKQLKVRTAEMVYDTENVRTFDLRKDGGFLQFVPIGYGSEYQFLKLDSESIKKERRQQAMEMKASGKSNVDIAKELGVSEGAVRKWLKS, encoded by the coding sequence GTGAAGCAGCTTAAAGTAAGGACTGCTGAAATGGTCTACGACACCGAAAATGTTAGAACATTTGATCTGAGAAAGGATGGCGGATTTCTACAGTTCGTCCCAATTGGCTACGGTAGCGAATACCAGTTCTTGAAACTTGATTCTGAGTCAATAAAAAAGGAGCGAAGGCAGCAGGCTATGGAAATGAAGGCTTCTGGAAAATCAAACGTAGATATCGCAAAAGAGCTGGGCGTTTCGGAAGGAGCTGTACGAAAGTGGCTAAAATCGTAA
- a CDS encoding DUF6371 domain-containing protein, which yields MQATTFQYQLKRYKTPSDRVTCPACGAKKSFAPYIDIETGQDLPAQYGRCNRADQCGYHLNPYKDGYGTAGQKSDGFVPAPISKPKPTTPPVNLPKELLVETLKKSPGNRFTQHLLRLFPQDVVNRLRSEYMIGDHDVWPGSTMFWFVNKDLNIRAGQVKQFDETGHTAKNSDGTSRTVWIHKLVPKETEWLSAYETQDMRVDCLFGEHLLNRYPDRKIALFESPKTAIIATPFFPEMLCLAVGALDYLTPERVQALRGKTVILYPDLSKEGKAFAKWSEKAERLRPLGDFKVSSFLEQIATDEERAKGLDMADYLERMDYKPRPTEDQPVVDDVAFCGATAQTLPTLVGKAPAPEAKPEPFDIAEYREWFSTKEMPKSKIILNDAVTIYNLEAFVKGRLNHISAFTGQKDQGNRPQFIRQLKYIRKYFQTLQ from the coding sequence ATGCAAGCCACAACATTTCAATATCAGCTGAAACGATACAAAACCCCGTCGGATCGGGTCACCTGCCCAGCATGCGGAGCAAAGAAATCCTTCGCGCCCTACATTGATATCGAAACAGGTCAGGACTTGCCCGCGCAGTATGGCCGCTGTAACCGCGCCGATCAATGCGGCTACCATTTGAATCCATATAAAGACGGCTATGGCACGGCAGGTCAAAAATCAGACGGGTTTGTTCCTGCGCCGATATCTAAGCCGAAGCCAACTACTCCGCCGGTTAATTTACCGAAGGAACTGCTGGTCGAGACATTGAAGAAAAGTCCGGGAAATCGGTTCACACAGCACTTGTTGAGACTGTTCCCGCAAGACGTTGTGAATCGACTGCGAAGCGAATACATGATTGGCGATCACGACGTATGGCCAGGATCGACAATGTTCTGGTTCGTGAACAAAGATCTTAATATTCGCGCCGGCCAGGTCAAGCAATTCGATGAAACCGGGCATACCGCAAAGAATTCCGACGGCACAAGCCGCACGGTGTGGATTCACAAGCTCGTTCCAAAGGAGACCGAATGGCTCTCAGCGTACGAAACCCAGGATATGAGGGTAGACTGTCTTTTCGGCGAGCATTTGCTAAACCGTTACCCGGACCGCAAGATTGCCCTGTTTGAGTCACCGAAGACTGCAATCATCGCCACGCCGTTCTTTCCGGAAATGCTTTGTCTGGCCGTCGGCGCTCTTGATTATCTCACACCAGAGCGCGTCCAGGCATTGAGAGGTAAAACGGTGATCCTATATCCGGACTTGTCCAAAGAAGGCAAAGCATTCGCAAAGTGGTCAGAAAAGGCTGAGAGGTTGCGGCCCCTGGGCGACTTTAAGGTCAGCTCATTCCTGGAACAGATCGCCACCGACGAAGAGCGCGCGAAAGGCCTTGACATGGCCGATTATCTGGAAAGGATGGATTACAAACCACGCCCAACAGAGGATCAGCCAGTAGTCGATGATGTCGCGTTTTGCGGCGCTACTGCACAAACGTTGCCTACCCTGGTCGGTAAAGCGCCGGCGCCGGAAGCAAAACCCGAACCATTCGATATCGCAGAATACCGCGAGTGGTTTTCGACGAAGGAAATGCCAAAGTCGAAGATCATCCTGAACGATGCTGTGACCATTTACAACCTGGAAGCGTTCGTGAAAGGCCGACTGAACCACATCTCGGCATTTACAGGCCAGAAAGATCAGGGTAACCGGCCACAGTTCATTCGGCAACTTAAATACATCCGCAAATACTTTCAAACTCTGCAATAG